A single region of the Thermodesulfobacteriota bacterium genome encodes:
- a CDS encoding transposase: protein NHPTHKAKLVKAFEKRAKGKLRLFYLPPYSPELNPDEYVWNDVKSNGVRRSLITNVKDLRSRVESRLRYLQKNPEHVRRFFQSDTTRYAA, encoded by the coding sequence TAATCACCCTACGCATAAGGCCAAGCTGGTGAAAGCCTTTGAGAAACGGGCCAAGGGGAAGCTGCGGTTGTTCTATCTGCCTCCCTATTCGCCAGAGCTTAATCCCGATGAATACGTCTGGAATGATGTGAAGAGCAACGGCGTCAGAAGATCGCTGATCACCAATGTGAAAGACCTCCGTTCTCGGGTGGAGTCCAGACTCCGTTACCTCCAGAAAAATCCAGAGCATGTTCGCAGATTCTTTCAATCCGACACAACCCGTTATGCCGCATGA